A single region of the Marinobacter salinus genome encodes:
- a CDS encoding ATP-dependent zinc protease, whose translation MVPKQDLSQLTTSAQAQRATLVTMENNATVRHEQLLERNRGSTETILDAIKNQVEKPTCPPVQKQSACPSMESSKGRADRLKGKVIVGEVEKIYLAEPEQIYTARIDSGAETSSIDARNITRFERDGSNWVRFDVPVTGKSELITLEKEISRRVKVIQASANEAERRVVVELQFAIGDHQQVAEFTLTDRTNLTYEVLIGRNVLRDVMLIDVGKEFATELPDSLINKRNDS comes from the coding sequence ATGGTTCCCAAACAGGACCTGAGCCAGCTCACCACCTCAGCCCAGGCCCAGCGGGCAACGCTGGTTACCATGGAAAATAACGCAACGGTACGGCACGAGCAGCTGCTGGAACGGAACCGGGGTTCTACTGAAACCATTCTTGATGCGATCAAAAACCAGGTCGAAAAACCAACCTGCCCTCCAGTTCAGAAACAAAGCGCCTGCCCGTCCATGGAGTCCTCCAAAGGACGCGCAGATCGCCTTAAGGGCAAAGTCATCGTCGGAGAGGTAGAGAAAATCTACCTTGCGGAGCCTGAACAGATATATACAGCCCGCATTGATAGCGGGGCCGAAACATCCTCAATCGACGCGCGAAACATTACACGCTTCGAGCGGGATGGCAGCAACTGGGTCCGCTTTGACGTCCCGGTGACGGGAAAAAGCGAGCTGATTACCCTGGAGAAAGAAATCTCACGGAGGGTAAAGGTTATTCAGGCCAGCGCCAATGAAGCCGAGCGGCGTGTGGTGGTGGAACTTCAATTCGCTATCGGTGACCATCAGCAGGTCGCTGAGTTTACCCTGACGGATCGCACCAACCTGACCTATGAAGTACTGATAGGGCGCAATGTGCTGCGGGACGTCATGCTGATTGATGTTGGTAAGGAGTTCGCAACGGAGCTTCCCGATTCTCTCATCAATAAAAGGAACGATTCGTGA